The Verrucomicrobiia bacterium genome has a window encoding:
- a CDS encoding BON domain-containing protein: MKIIILIIGIAIGATAVWFYRSQPQGSPARNTGEEIESAVRSAGSSLQERIGSLNLRGDDIRDELERTGKVIRRNASSAGDAIADATEDARTTAAIKAKLVRDPDLSAWDISVNTTAGVVTLAGSVANADHIGKAVALAMDTEHVKEVVSTLQVKAER; encoded by the coding sequence GTGAAAATTATCATCTTGATCATCGGAATCGCCATCGGCGCCACCGCGGTGTGGTTTTATCGAAGCCAGCCCCAGGGCTCCCCTGCGCGCAACACTGGCGAGGAAATTGAGTCCGCCGTTCGTTCGGCGGGAAGCTCCCTGCAGGAAAGGATCGGGTCGCTCAACCTGAGGGGCGATGACATCCGCGACGAGCTGGAGCGCACTGGAAAAGTGATTCGACGCAACGCCAGCAGCGCAGGCGATGCGATCGCGGACGCAACCGAGGACGCGCGGACGACAGCTGCGATCAAGGCGAAGCTCGTGCGGGATCCCGATCTTTCGGCGTGGGACATTTCGGTTAATACGACGGCGGGTGTTGTAACGCTTGCGGGCAGTGTGGCGAATGCGGATCATATCGGAAAAGCGGTCGCACTTGCGATGGATACCGAACACGTAAAGGAAGTGGTGTCCACGCTGCAAGTAAAGGCCGAGCGGTAA
- a CDS encoding 2-oxoglutarate dehydrogenase E1 component yields the protein MSPNPTNLAFVESLYEDYLRDHQSVSSEWREYFSKVAANELRFPKPHFGPTFQPASIFNPPSNPARNGRARISDPNTAALQDRIYLLIRLYRVRGHRIARVDPLGQPIETPPELEPEFFGFTDADMSLPVHSETFQYDGALTLGTLLERLRNTYCRSIGVQYMHIDDLRVRRWLQRRMETTENRLQLTREEQLRILTRLTGAVTFEEFIRRKFVGAKSFSLEGSESLIPLLDLALEKAGDQGIDEVVVGMAHRGRLNVLANVMGKSPRQIFREFSDTDWKSRPQRGDVKYHLGYDSEWTTAAGHKLRLAMCFNPSHLEFVNPVALGRARARQDCLEDHDRNHAMALLIHGDAAFAGEGIVQESLNLSQVPGFRTGGTLHVIVNNQIGFTAGPEQARSSQYASDVAKMLQIPIFHVNGEDPEAVAQVVRLGMDFRREFQRDVVINMYGYRRLGHNEGDEPTFTQPVLYRAIAKRKPVREGYLEHLLRLGGVTREEADEIAARRREVLEKELSQSQKEDAEGGRPIITRWKCRGGLEPSDDEAQTAVPRDRLVQLLRALNELPPEFHLHPKLKKLFENRELMMTGEHPLDWAAAEALAIATLAAEKCRVRLTGQDSERGTFSHRHAVLHDYQDGHTYTPLQHVAAGQASVEIYNSPLSETAVLGFEYGYSLDCPEGIVIWEAQFGDFWNVAQPIVDQFITSGEDKWGQLSGVTLLLPHGFEGQGPEHSSARLERFLALSVEDNIQVVYPTTPAQYFHCLRRQALRSWRKPLVIMTPKSLLRHPKVVSSLEDLAERGFQRIIPDTLQKPAENIRRVLLCTGKIFFELEEHRAEARHEDVAILRVEQLYPLRRETLETALAPYADNTQVLWVQEEPANMGAANYLKIHFGERLFDRLPLKTIARAAAATPASGSAKRHKHEQAEIIKRAFTD from the coding sequence ATGTCTCCCAACCCCACGAACCTCGCTTTCGTTGAAAGCCTTTATGAGGATTACCTGCGCGATCACCAGTCCGTTTCATCGGAGTGGCGCGAGTACTTTTCAAAGGTCGCGGCGAATGAGCTGAGATTCCCAAAACCGCATTTCGGCCCGACCTTTCAGCCAGCGAGCATCTTCAATCCGCCTTCCAACCCAGCGCGCAACGGCCGGGCGCGAATTTCCGATCCCAACACGGCGGCGTTGCAGGACCGCATTTACCTTTTGATCCGGCTGTACCGCGTTCGAGGGCATCGCATCGCGCGCGTGGATCCGCTCGGCCAGCCCATCGAGACACCGCCGGAACTGGAGCCTGAATTTTTCGGCTTCACGGACGCGGACATGAGCCTGCCGGTTCACAGTGAAACCTTCCAATACGACGGCGCGCTCACACTTGGAACGCTCCTGGAGCGGTTGCGAAACACCTACTGCCGCAGCATCGGAGTGCAGTACATGCACATCGACGACTTGCGTGTGCGGAGATGGCTGCAGCGCCGAATGGAAACAACGGAGAACCGGCTGCAGCTCACGCGCGAGGAGCAGCTGCGCATTCTCACGCGGCTGACGGGCGCGGTGACGTTCGAGGAATTCATCCGCAGGAAATTTGTCGGCGCCAAAAGCTTTTCACTGGAAGGCTCGGAAAGCCTGATCCCCCTCCTGGATCTCGCGCTCGAAAAGGCGGGTGACCAGGGCATTGATGAAGTCGTTGTTGGCATGGCGCATCGCGGGCGGCTGAACGTGCTGGCCAATGTGATGGGCAAGAGCCCGCGCCAGATTTTTCGCGAGTTTTCCGACACCGACTGGAAATCCCGCCCGCAGCGCGGCGACGTCAAATACCACCTCGGTTACGATTCTGAATGGACGACGGCGGCTGGCCACAAACTTCGCCTTGCGATGTGCTTCAACCCGAGCCATCTCGAGTTCGTGAATCCGGTCGCCCTTGGCCGGGCGCGCGCGCGCCAGGACTGTCTCGAGGATCACGATCGCAACCACGCCATGGCGCTGCTGATCCATGGTGACGCTGCCTTCGCAGGCGAAGGCATCGTGCAGGAAAGCCTGAACCTCAGCCAGGTTCCCGGCTTTCGGACAGGCGGAACGTTGCATGTCATCGTCAACAACCAGATTGGATTCACCGCTGGCCCCGAACAGGCGCGTTCCTCACAATACGCGAGCGATGTCGCCAAGATGCTGCAGATTCCGATCTTCCACGTGAATGGCGAGGATCCCGAGGCGGTTGCACAAGTGGTGCGGCTGGGCATGGATTTCCGCCGGGAATTCCAGCGCGACGTCGTCATCAACATGTATGGATACCGCCGCCTGGGACACAATGAGGGCGACGAACCCACGTTCACACAGCCCGTGCTCTATCGCGCGATCGCCAAGCGCAAGCCCGTCCGCGAAGGATATCTCGAGCATCTGCTGCGCCTGGGCGGCGTCACGCGCGAGGAAGCCGACGAGATCGCCGCGCGGCGGAGGGAAGTGCTGGAGAAAGAATTGTCGCAATCGCAAAAGGAGGATGCGGAGGGCGGACGGCCCATTATCACGCGTTGGAAATGCCGGGGAGGGCTTGAACCCTCGGACGACGAAGCGCAGACAGCGGTGCCGCGGGACAGGCTGGTGCAATTGCTTCGGGCGTTGAACGAGCTGCCGCCCGAATTTCACCTACATCCCAAACTGAAGAAGTTGTTTGAGAATCGCGAATTGATGATGACGGGCGAACATCCGCTCGACTGGGCCGCGGCCGAAGCTCTTGCGATCGCAACGCTGGCGGCGGAAAAATGCCGCGTCCGATTGACTGGACAGGACAGCGAGCGCGGAACCTTCAGTCATCGCCATGCGGTCCTGCACGATTACCAGGACGGACACACGTACACACCGCTGCAGCATGTTGCAGCCGGCCAGGCCAGCGTCGAGATTTACAACAGCCCATTGTCCGAGACGGCCGTGCTTGGGTTTGAATACGGGTACAGCCTGGACTGCCCTGAAGGCATCGTGATCTGGGAAGCGCAGTTTGGGGATTTTTGGAATGTGGCACAGCCGATCGTTGATCAGTTCATCACGAGTGGCGAAGACAAGTGGGGCCAGCTCAGCGGCGTCACGTTGCTGTTGCCGCACGGGTTTGAAGGCCAGGGACCTGAGCATTCAAGCGCGCGGCTTGAACGATTTCTTGCGCTCAGCGTTGAGGATAACATCCAGGTCGTTTATCCCACCACGCCCGCCCAATACTTCCATTGCCTGCGGCGACAGGCGCTGCGTTCATGGCGAAAGCCCCTGGTGATCATGACGCCCAAGAGCCTGCTGAGGCATCCGAAGGTGGTGTCCTCGCTGGAAGACCTTGCGGAGCGCGGATTCCAGCGGATTATTCCCGACACGTTGCAAAAGCCTGCCGAGAACATTCGCCGCGTGCTGCTGTGCACGGGAAAAATCTTTTTCGAGCTGGAGGAACACAGGGCGGAGGCGCGGCACGAGGACGTCGCAATCCTGCGCGTCGAGCAACTCTACCCGCTTCGCCGTGAGACGCTCGAGACGGCGCTGGCACCCTACGCCGACAATACCCAGGTGCTCTGGGTTCAGGAAGAGCCGGCAAACATGGGCGCCGCAAATTACCTGAAGATTCATTTCGGGGAGCGCCTCTTCGACCGTCTTCCGCTGAAAACCATCGCGCGCGCCGCTGCCGCCACCCCGGCTTCCGGCTCCGCCAAACGCCACAAACACGAACAGGCCGAG